Proteins found in one Nitrospirota bacterium genomic segment:
- the rplI gene encoding 50S ribosomal protein L9: MKVILQETMEGVGHLGDLLDVKDGYARNFLLPRKKAVLADSRSIKAFEHIKRVAVERAKKEKVEIETHAKSISAVSLTVETKVGKDDKMFGSVTVKDIAEGLAEKGFVVDRRKIQLEQPIKELGTFTVPIKLPRDVTATVVIHVVKIQEAEAAPAEA, from the coding sequence ATGAAAGTCATTCTACAAGAAACGATGGAAGGGGTCGGCCACCTCGGCGATCTCCTCGATGTCAAAGACGGATACGCACGGAACTTTCTACTTCCTCGCAAAAAAGCAGTACTAGCCGACAGCCGCAGCATCAAAGCGTTTGAGCATATCAAGCGCGTGGCGGTCGAGCGGGCAAAGAAAGAAAAAGTCGAGATCGAAACCCATGCCAAGAGCATTTCCGCCGTGTCCCTTACAGTGGAAACCAAGGTCGGCAAGGACGACAAGATGTTCGGATCGGTCACGGTCAAGGACATTGCAGAAGGATTAGCCGAAAAAGGATTCGTAGTGGATCGGCGCAAGATCCAGCTGGAACAGCCGATCAAAGAACTCGGCACCTTCACTGTGCCGATCAAGCTCCCGCGAGATGTGACCGCAACGGTAGTCATCCACGTCGTGAAGATACAGGAAGCCGAAGCGGCCCCAGCCGAGGCCTAA
- the glyA gene encoding serine hydroxymethyltransferase, whose protein sequence is MNDAVGSLDALKTTDPDVYAAIAAEEERQRHKLLLIASENFASPAVLAAQGSLMTNKYAEGYPGKRYYGGCQHVDTVESLAIDRCKQIFGAEHVNVQPHSGSQANMAAYFSVLKAGDTILGMDLAQGGHLTHGSKVNFSGILFRAFSYGVDRETETINYDAVQKLAEECRPRMLVVGASAYARTLDFPRFQQIAKSVGAYLMVDIAHIAGLIAAGLHPNPVPYADFVTTTTHKTLRGPRGGVVMCKAEHAKAVDKFIFPGMQGGPLMHVIAAKAVAFKEALSPSFTRYQQQVIANAKVLAQGLLDRGYKIVSGGTDTHLMLVNLSNKGITGKEADAALDAAGIIVNKNAVPYDEKPPAVASGIRLGTPIVSTRGMRETEMKEIVDLVDQVLQHRQDPAMLEKVRSQAKALCSRFPIFHTY, encoded by the coding sequence ATGAACGATGCGGTTGGTTCCTTAGACGCACTCAAAACCACAGACCCGGATGTCTATGCTGCAATTGCCGCCGAGGAGGAGCGTCAGCGTCACAAGCTGCTCCTGATCGCCTCGGAGAATTTCGCCAGCCCCGCGGTCCTAGCCGCTCAGGGCTCCCTCATGACGAACAAGTACGCCGAAGGGTACCCGGGTAAACGGTACTATGGCGGCTGTCAACATGTGGACACCGTTGAATCGCTCGCCATCGATCGCTGTAAGCAAATATTCGGCGCCGAGCACGTGAACGTGCAGCCCCACTCGGGATCGCAGGCCAATATGGCGGCCTACTTCTCCGTGCTGAAAGCCGGCGACACCATCCTGGGGATGGACCTCGCGCAAGGCGGTCACCTCACTCATGGTAGCAAGGTCAATTTTTCAGGCATCCTGTTTCGCGCATTTTCCTATGGTGTGGATCGTGAAACCGAAACCATCAACTATGACGCGGTACAGAAGCTGGCAGAAGAATGCCGGCCCCGTATGCTCGTCGTAGGCGCCAGCGCCTATGCGCGAACCCTGGACTTCCCACGATTCCAACAGATCGCCAAATCAGTTGGTGCCTATTTGATGGTCGACATCGCCCATATCGCCGGCCTGATCGCTGCGGGACTCCACCCGAATCCTGTCCCCTATGCCGACTTTGTCACGACGACGACCCACAAAACCCTGAGGGGACCCCGTGGTGGTGTCGTCATGTGCAAGGCCGAACATGCAAAAGCGGTCGACAAGTTTATCTTCCCAGGAATGCAAGGCGGGCCCTTGATGCACGTGATCGCTGCTAAGGCCGTCGCGTTCAAGGAGGCGCTCTCGCCCTCGTTTACGCGGTACCAACAGCAGGTCATCGCCAATGCAAAAGTCCTGGCCCAAGGGCTCCTCGACCGAGGATATAAGATCGTCTCGGGCGGTACGGATACGCATCTCATGCTGGTCAATCTATCCAACAAAGGTATTACCGGCAAAGAGGCGGATGCCGCGTTGGACGCCGCCGGCATTATCGTGAACAAGAACGCCGTGCCCTACGACGAGAAACCCCCAGCCGTGGCCAGTGGGATTCGACTGGGAACTCCCATTGTCTCGACCAGAGGGATGCGGGAAACCGAGATGAAAGAGATTGTAGACTTGGTCGACCAGGTACTGCAGCATCGACAAGATCCCGCAATGCTCGAGAAAGTTCGTTCGCAGGCCAAAGCGCTCTGCAGCCGCTTTCCAATCTTTCACACCT